One Miscanthus floridulus cultivar M001 chromosome 11, ASM1932011v1, whole genome shotgun sequence DNA window includes the following coding sequences:
- the LOC136494358 gene encoding U-box domain-containing protein 25-like yields MSIPHLFRCPISLDIFTDPVTLCTGQTYDRPCIERWLAAGHRTCPVTMQPLGDAALVPNSTLRHLIERWLSADHHQIPDATDDDDAEEPSLAALKRCLQSGASAKVAALRKVLALASESDVGRACMLQLGFLPVLLQLVFHAPTPRDLSEQEDLALQCALTLLPSSPASPQHGCLNMLKTEASLTSFVGLLAARGRAVAKSGLCRLLETIATAAATRDLALAAAAAPRVWQALLPLLRHGDERVSGAAVRAIAAICCGAEPARGSAVHHGAVPALLGCLSWASAGKARGGAAAWSALRALEALAAAEAGLRAVAREPGAVRALVRHVFLMSSSNEGSEHAVAALLAVCRESRAARSDAAGAGVVTQVLLLLQSQCGTRAKTRARSLLKLFKSM; encoded by the coding sequence ATGAGCATCCCGCACCTGTTCCGGTGCCCCATCAGCCTGGACATCTTCACGGACCCGGTGACGCTGTGCACGGGGCAGACGTACGACCGCCCCTGCATCGAGCGCTGGCTCGCCGCCGGCCACCGCACGTGCCCGGTCACAATGCAGCCGCTCGGCGACGCCGCGCTCGTGCCCAACAGCACCCTGCGCCACCTCATCGAGCGCTGGCTGTCCGCCGACCACCACCAGATCCCCGACgccaccgacgacgacgacgcggagGAGCCGTCGCTCGCGGCGCTCAAGCGCTGCCTCCAGTCCGGCGCCAGCGCCAAGGTGGCCGCGCTCAGGAAGGTCCTGGCGCTGGCCTCCGAGTCGGACGTCGGCCGCGCGTGCATGCTCCAGCTGGGCTTCCTCCCCGTGCTGCTGCAGCTCGTCTTCCACGCGCCCACGCCACGGGACCTGTCCGAGCAGGAGGACCTGGCGCTGCAGTGCGCGCTCACCCTGCTGCCGTCGAGCCCGGCCTCGCCGCAGCACGGCTGCCTCAACATGCTCAAGACGGAGGCCAGTCTCACGTCCTTCGTGGGGCTCCTGGCCGCGCGCGGCCGCGCCGTGGCCAAGTCGGGCCTGTGCCGCCTCCTGGAGACGATCGCCACGGCCGCCGCGACGCGGGACCtggcgctcgccgccgccgccgcgccgcgcgtGTGGCAGgcgctgctgccgctgctgcggCACGGCGACGAGCGCGTCTCGGGCGCCGCGGTGCGCGCCATCGCCGCGATCTGCTGCGGCGCCGAGCCGGCGCGCGGCAGCGCCGTCCACCACGGCGCGGTGCCCGCGCTCCTCGGCTGCCTGTCGTGGGCGTCGGCGGGCAAGGCGCGTGGTGGCGCCGCGGCGTGGAGCGCGCTCAGGGCGCTCGAGGCGCTTGCCGCGGCGGAGGCCGGGCTCCGGGCGGTGGCGCGCGAGCCCGGCGCGGTGCGCGCGCTGGTGAGGCACGTGTTCTTGATGTCGTCGAGCAACGAGGGAAGCGAGCACGCGGTGGCGGCGCTACTGGCCGTGTGCAGGGAGTCCAGGGCGGCACGGAGCGACGCTGCCGGCGCGGGGGTGGTCACgcaggtgctgctgctgctgcagagcCAGTGCGGCACCAGGGCCAAGACCAGGGCGAGGTCGCTGCTCAAACTCTTCAAGTCCATGTGA